A genomic window from Streptomyces sp. WMMC940 includes:
- a CDS encoding YybH family protein: MASGRYDKYLSSDIETHQEMFGEAFNSGDADAVNSMYTEDAVGVWEPGVPLTGQARRDRVKEFMSYGPTVDAKVLQTLVTGNTAMLIVEWSMETRDADGEPEHLEGVAVDVLQRGEDGNWRYVIDNPYGASGPRTAEEVAGT; encoded by the coding sequence ATGGCCAGCGGAAGGTACGACAAGTATTTGTCCAGCGACATCGAGACGCATCAGGAGATGTTCGGCGAGGCGTTCAACTCCGGTGACGCGGACGCCGTCAACTCGATGTACACCGAGGACGCCGTCGGCGTCTGGGAACCGGGTGTGCCGCTGACGGGCCAGGCCCGTCGGGACCGGGTCAAGGAGTTCATGTCCTACGGCCCGACCGTGGACGCCAAGGTGCTCCAGACCCTGGTGACGGGTAACACGGCGATGCTCATCGTCGAGTGGTCGATGGAGACCAGGGACGCCGACGGCGAGCCGGAGCACCTGGAGGGTGTCGCGGTGGACGTCCTCCAGCGCGGCGAGGACGGCAACTGGCGTTACGTCATCGACAACCCCTACGGCGCCAGCGGTCCCCGCACCGCCGAGGAGGTCGCCGGGACGTAG